AGCCAGGCAAGATAGTCTGGTGGCTTAGCCACCGGTTTAAACCGTCAATCGTCAGCATAACTCAGGCGTTTACGCTAACCTGAGTTTATCAGCACGGTATGCGGAATAAATCGTCAATAATTTGGCTGTTATGATTTAAGCACCCGAACAGGGGGAGATGTGCGAGTTAATATTTTGTCAAACATTAATAGAATGTCTAAAGGGTCACGCGCGAACAGCGTTAGATGGCTGGGGGTCACTCTCTTGCTGTCATTATTCACTTCTCAGGCAATGGCTTTCTCGTTAGATGATGTGGCTAAACAGGCACAGACATTGGCAGGTAAAAGCTTCGAGGCACCAAAAAGCAATCTTCCATCGCAATTTCGTGACATGAAATTTGCTGATTATCAGCAGATTCAGTTTAACCATGACAAATCGTATTGGAGCAAGCTGGATACGCCCTTTAAGTTAGAATTTTATCATCAGGGTATGTATTTCGACACGCCGGTGCAGATTAACGAGGTCACTGCCACCAGTGTAAAACCTATCAGTTATAGCCCGGATTATTTTAATTTTGGTTCGGTCAAGCATGATGCTGAATCAGTGAAAAACTTAGGTTTTGCTGGTTTTAAAGTGCTTTATCCGATCAATAAAGCGGATAAGAAAGACGAAATCGTGAGTATGCTCGGTGCCAGCTATTTCCGTGTGATTGGTAAAGGTCAGGTTTACGGCCTTTCCGCGCGCGGGCTGGCAATTGATACGGCATTGGCCTCTGGCGAGGAGTTCCCGCGTTTTCGCGAGTTCTGGATTGAGCGGCCTAAACCCAATGACAAGCATCTGGTTATCTATGCTTTGCTGGATTCTCCTCGTGCCACCGGTGCTTACCGTTTTGTCATTTATCCGGGGCGCGACACCACTATTGATGTACAGGCCAAAGTCTTCCTGCGCGACAAGGTTGAGACGCTGGGAATTGCACCATTAACCAGTATGTTCCTGTTTGGGCCAAGCCAGCCGTCAGGGGTGTTGAACTATCGTCCTGGATTGCATGATTCCAATGGTCTTTCTATTCATGCTGGTAATGGTGAATGGATTTGGCGACCGCTGAATAATCCAAAACACCTGTCGGTC
The sequence above is drawn from the Yersinia intermedia genome and encodes:
- a CDS encoding glucan biosynthesis protein G; protein product: MSKGSRANSVRWLGVTLLLSLFTSQAMAFSLDDVAKQAQTLAGKSFEAPKSNLPSQFRDMKFADYQQIQFNHDKSYWSKLDTPFKLEFYHQGMYFDTPVQINEVTATSVKPISYSPDYFNFGSVKHDAESVKNLGFAGFKVLYPINKADKKDEIVSMLGASYFRVIGKGQVYGLSARGLAIDTALASGEEFPRFREFWIERPKPNDKHLVIYALLDSPRATGAYRFVIYPGRDTTIDVQAKVFLRDKVETLGIAPLTSMFLFGPSQPSGVLNYRPGLHDSNGLSIHAGNGEWIWRPLNNPKHLSVSTYTVENPKGFGLLQRGREFSQYEDLDDRYDLRPSAWVEPRGDWGKGKIELVEIPTADETNDNIVAFWTPDVLPDAKTSLDLNYRLHFTRDEEKLHSPDVAYVKQTLRSTGDVKQSNLIRQPDGSVAFLVDFVGPVLKSLDENTPLASQVSINDNGELIENSVRYNPVTKGWRLTLRLKVKDAKKPIEMRAALVNGDKTLTETWSYQLPADE